One genomic region from Salvia hispanica cultivar TCC Black 2014 chromosome 2, UniMelb_Shisp_WGS_1.0, whole genome shotgun sequence encodes:
- the LOC125204776 gene encoding nuclear intron maturase 2, mitochondrial-like, protein MHRTVVLWSRRGIRNRATIFSRSSTFINSQLNNDVRSRNDNDVFSFRAFTYSTYSFTRLPPNPNDPATLMKEDGVAVCSQMWIENFREPDKTVTNLTNYLRRFELWVLAYQKVCADATGAYMPRSSITRSALEDLLALRNAVLDCRFKWGARLEFFIRSPNDKTDYESLSKRKIKAILTTTQPSPFQDKIVQEVLLMVLEPVYEARFSQKSYAFRPGRNAHTVLRVIRRSFAGYLWYIKGDLSSVLDGMKVGMVINALMRDVRDKKVIDLIKAALTTPVITGRPDDGEKKKKKKRKYQKKRVLAEDEPKPDPYWLETFFGFAPEEAEIHPSWGHCGILSPLLANICLDELDRWMEDKVKEFYKPSTSDVIWNSPDGEAEQGNTSWPEFVPTSGPDKTRKIDYIRYGGHILIGVRGPRADAATLRKQLIEFCDEKYMLKLDNECLPIEHITKGIMFLDHVLCRRVVYPTLRYTATGGKIISEKGVGTLLSVTASLKQCIKQFRKLSFLKGDRDPDPQPCFRMFHATQAHTNAQMNKFLSTMVEWYRYADNRK, encoded by the coding sequence ATGCATCGAACTGTGGTATTATGGAGCCGTAGAGGAATCAGAAACAGAGCTACGATTTTCTCACGCAGTTCAACATTTATCAACTCTCAATTGAATAATGATGTGCGTTCCAGAAATGATAATGATGTTTTTTCATTCAGAGCATTTACATACAGCACTTATTCTTTCACAAGGCTGCCACCTAATCCAAATGACCCGGCCACCTTGATGAAGGAGGATGGTGTGGCGGTTTGTTCCCAAATGTGGATTGAGAATTTCAGGGAGCCTGATAAAACTGTTACTAATTTGACAAATTATTTGAGAAGGTTTGAGTTGTGGGTGTTGGCTTACCAGAAGGTGTGTGCGGATGCGACTGGGGCATACATGCCCCGTAGCTCCATCACGCGTTCTGCACTGGAGGATTTGTTGGCGCTGCGCAATGCAGTCCTTGATTGCAGGTTTAAGTGGGGGGCTAGGCtggaattttttattaggtCCCCCAATGACAAGACTGATTATGAATCTTTGTCGAAGAGGAAGATTAAGGCAATCTTGACTACCACGCAGCCTTCACCTTTCCAGGATAAGATTGTCCAGGAGGTGCTTTTGATGGTTTTGGAGCCGGTGTATGAGGCAAGGTTTTCGCAGAAGTCATATGCGTTTAGGCCCGGAAGGAATGCCCACACAGTTCTGAGGGTGATCAGAAGAAGTTTTGCTGGTTACTTGTGGTATATAAAGGGGGATTTGAGTTCAGTGCTCGATGGTATGAAGGTTGGAATGGTGATCAATGCTCTGATGAGGGATGTTAGGGATAAGAAAGTGATTGATTTGATAAAGGCTGCATTGACCACACCAGTTATTACCGGTAGACCTGATGatggagaaaagaaaaagaaaaagaagaggaagtatCAGAAGAAAAGAGTTTTGGCAGAGGATGAGCCGAAACCTGATCCATATTGGTTGGAAACGTTTTTCGGGTTTGCACCAGAGGAGGCTGAGATACATCCTTCTTGGGGTCATTGTGGAATCCTGAGTCCTCTTTTGGCTAACATATGCCTTGATGAATTGGACCGCTGGATGGAAGACAAAGTTAAGGAATTTTATAAGCCGTCAACTAGTGATGTCATATGGAACAGTCCTGATGGGGAGGCAGAACAAGGAAATACATCTTGGCCGGAATTTGTTCCTACCAGTGGTCCAGATAAGACTCGGAAAATTGATTACATACGTTATGGTGGTCACATCTTGATTGGAGTTAGAGGACCAAGGGCAGATGCAGCAACTCTAAGAAAACAGTTGATAGAGTTCTGTGATGAGAAGTATATGTTAAAACTGGATAATGAGTGCCTACCCATTGAGCATATAACTAAAGGCATTATGTTTCTTGACCATGTATTATGCCGTAGAGTTGTTTATCCTACTCTTCGGTATACAGCTACTGGTGGAAAAATTATCAGTGAAAAAGGCGTGGGAACTTTGTTGTCAGTTACAGCTAGTTTGAAACAGTGCATTAAACAATTTAGAAAGTTGAGTTTTCTCAAGGGAGATAGAGACCCAGATCCACAACCTTGTTTTAGAATGTTTCATGCTACACAGGCTCACACAAATGCTCAGATGAATAAGTTTTTGTCAACAATGGTGGAGTGGTACAGATATGCCGATAACAGGAAG